From the Lemur catta isolate mLemCat1 chromosome 1, mLemCat1.pri, whole genome shotgun sequence genome, the window GCCTCACTGAGAGTGGGGCACCCTCCCCCCGTCgctgtcccctcctgcctgggACTCTCGTCGGCTTCGGAACcggcccctctgcccccaggagaCCCCAGACACTCTCAAACCACCCCTCACCTCGGTGTCTTGGAAGCGCCGTGCAGGGGTCTCTCTGCCCACACCCCGGCCGGGCCCTGCTCCCGGGGGCCGTGTGGGGAAGGGGCGCTCACCTGGCCTGTGCCCGCAGATGCTGAGCTGCCTGGAGCACATGTACCACGACCTCGGCCTGGCCAGGGACTTCAGCATCAACCCCATCACGCTCAAGCGGTGGCTGGTGAGTGCAGGCCCGCCGGGCCTTCCTGGGCACGTATGTCACCCAGTCACGCGGGGACGGATCGTCTGGGCGCTGTCCTGACGAGGTCCGGTGGAGGCGGCGTGTCCTCGGAGTTCCGTGAGGACACCGAGCCGCTCTCTGCTCGTCCTTGCACCAAAGCGCTCTGCTCCCGCAGCTCCTGCTCCGCCGAGCGAGGAATAAGGATGTTGTTAGGTGAAGCAACACGTGCCCCGGCAGCAGTCGGGGGAGCATGTGCGTGTGAGCCTGTGTGCGTGTGAGCATGTGTGCGTGTCAGCATGTGCATGGGAGCGTGTACGTGTGAGCGTGTGTGGGGTGTGAGCATGTGCAtgggagcgtgtgtgtgtgtgtgtgtgtgtgtgtgtgtgagtgtgtgtgtgtgtgtgtatgtgcatatgatTGTGTTTAGcagcagagttttaaaaaaaaataaaacactgctgGGAACCGAATGTGAAAAGCCTGCTGAGGTTTCATGGTGCCCAGGGCCCTCGAGCCCCCCCTGGAGTCCCCCCGCCCCACGCCCTACTTCGTGCCCCAGGGTGGCTTGTCAGACGCCTCTGGGGACGCCCCAGTCCCCAACCCCGGGTGAAACCCCAGAGGGAGCTGCAtccccacacctgccccaggAGCCGCAGCGGCCCGTGGGCGCTCTCAGCTCCCGGCCGCCCGGCCAGACCTGCGGGGAACTCGGGGCACAGGAGGGTTTGGCCAGAGCGTCGGAGCCCTCGGTGCCCTGCGGGCCGCGGGGAGCAAAGTGTGCAGCGCTCGCCTCTCTCGCAGCTCTGCGTGCACGACAACTACAGGAACAACCCTTTCCACAACTTCCGGCACTGCTTCTGCGTGGCGCAGATGATGTACAGCATGGTCTGGCTCTGCGATCTCCAGGTGGGTCCTGCCGCCCGTCCCCCACCTCCGTTCTTGGGGACGGGGCGGCTTCCAGCGAGTGGCAGCTTCTGTCCCCCCAAAAGAGCGGCAGGCGGGGGCCCAGCTGCTTCTTCCATTCCTGGGAAACACCCCACATGTTGCCATCGGCTGCCCCAGTGGGCGAGGCCGCTCCTGGATGACAGGAGCACGTGTCCCCACCTGCTCACCCCACCCCGCAGTGTGGCGGGTCCTTCCCACCAGGCCAGGAGGCTCCTGAGAGCCGGAGGGGGCTTCGTCCCACCCGCATCACTCGTCTCCCACCTCATTccagcccctcctcaccccaTCCCACCTTTGGAGTGAAGAGGGCAAAAACCTTATTTTCTAATCCAGGAGAAGTTTTCCCAAATGGACATCTTGATCCTAATGACGGCGGCCATCTGCCACGACTTGGACCACCCAGGCTACAACAACACGTACGTGCGCCATTGTTTCCTTGCTGTTCTCTTGCGGGGGACAGCCTATGAGCCCAGCCCCCGACCAGCTCCGGGATGGAGCTGCTGATAAAGGGCCCCCCAGCCCCTAGCTCTGCCGCTGCAGGACGCGGCTCCTGCTGCTTTGGGACTTTGTCCGGGGCCTTGGGCCTCCCCTCAGCAGGAATCTTCAGGGCATTAAACGccaggggccaccacacctgtGCGGTTGTGGCTCCGTGCTCAGCATGTGCACAGCAGAGCCCTGGCAGTGCCGACACCGCCACCCCAAGCAGGGAATGGGGCCCCACACCCCAGTGATGGCTCCACAGTGCCGGGCCCCAGAGCACGCTGCACCCTGGGCGGCCTCCCTGCCTGCCGCCAGCggggctgaggcagaggcagggccggagcaggggaaggaaggagctgCAGAGGAACGGGGGCGGGGGGCCCATCGTGGGGTGGGGGGTCAGGAgaacaggccacaggccacactCTACGGGGCGTCGCTCTGCTCCTGCCTGTCCACACAGCTCCAGCCAACGTGACTGACCAAGTCCAGGCCACATGCACGGGTTTGGGTTCACAGTGATGCATCAGTCCCTTCTGTTGAATTTGCATGTGTTTATGGGGTGACGTCAAATATCCCTGAGAGCCCTGGCACTGTTTGCCAGACTGGATTCCAAGGTGTGGCCGTGCATGGCACAAGCCAGCACAGAGGCCTCGCCCACAGCCTCTGATGTGAAAGTGCAGAAGTGGGTTCCTGAACCACGCACTTCCCTCCAGCCTCGCTGCCATGCAGGTGGCTGGGGAGGTCGCCTGagcctccccttccttccccctggCCCCCCAGGTACCAGATCAACGCCCGCACGGAGCTGGCGGTCCGCTACAACGACATCTCGCCGCTGGAGAACCACCACTGCGCCGTGGCCTTCCAGATCCTCGCCCAGTCCGAGTGCAACATCTTCTCCAACGTGCCCCCAGACGAGTTCAAGCAGATCAGACAGGTGTGTAGGGCCGACCCCTCCCACTGGAGTGGGGGGTGCAGAACAGAAGCCCTCTCTCCAGTGGCTGGGGGCTCCCACAAGCTCCTGGTCACAGCAGTGCCCACCAGGGGCCGTGGGGAACAcgccctccttccccacctccttcagggccaggaggggagccCCAAGAAGAGGGCATTTTTGCCACGCACACATGGCCGTCCACTGACCTGCACTTCCCTGCCGCCATTTAATTCAGCCTTCACCCCTCCCTGCAAGATaagtcctttgtccacttttcagccaggaaactgaggctcagagaggttgggggGGGTCACCTGCCTGGACAGACACGTCCACTGCATCCGACCTGGTAGAGCTGACCACTGCCCCATAACCCCTAGCTGCTGTCACCTGCCACCCACAGCCCCGTCAGCCTGCTCCCACCTCAGATAAGGGACTTTTCCCACTCTTAGGGCACGACGGGAGGAGGATGAGAGGACACCTACATGAGAGGAAGACTACCCAGCCCCCCAAAATAACACCCCCACTCTCTTGGGGCACCCCATGGAACCCTAACTCCATGCTCCACCCTCCGACGTTTGCAGGGAGGAGAGACCTTGGAGTGAGCTCAGGGAGAAGTGTAGTGGGTGGAACTGTAGCTACCACCACCCCAAAGAAAGATACAGCCACCtcctgtgaatgtgatcttatttggaaaagggtTCTTCCATCTCTGCTTAAGATCTCCGGATAAGATTGGCATGGACTGCCCAGGTGGGCCCTAagtccaatgacaagtgtccttctaagaaacagaagagaagacaCGGGTGCAGATGCAAAGGGCCcgtgacaacagaggcagagattggagcgaTTCAGCCACAAGCCCAGAAACACCTGtggccaccaggagctggaggagatgAGAAGGATCCACCCTCCTCTAGAGCCCTGTTGCTTTGAGCGCCCGGTCTGGTACCAtgtggcagccccaggaagccCACACAGGGAGCCGCCTTCTGCCACGCCGCGACACAGACCTGCCCGTTCCGAGTCCGCATGGCCTTCCTTCAAGGTGCAGCTGACAGACGTTAGAATCCAGTGCTGGGAACACACTCCTCTTCGCCCGGAGAGCTGATAAGCTTCCCTTTATCGGAGAGCAACAGCCTCATAAACCATTGTCTCCTGATGTGTCTCCACGCCCAGGAAGTTCGAAGCTAAACGCAGTGCTTAGTACAGTGGTTATTGAAACACCGAGTCCTGGGACAGTTATCTCCTCTTTATCTGcaggctctctggcctcttccgCGTTTATGCACCTGCCCACATGGGCCGCGTGTGGTTGAGATAAGCTGTCTCGAATCTTCCTCTGCAGTAGGTAAAGGGACGAACGCGAAGAGAGAATGCCGCGTGTGCTGCTGCCGCCCTGGCGGCTGCCCGGTGGGAGCCCTCAATGACAGGACCTGGAGAACCCAAGCAACTGAACACCCCCTTAGTGCAGGACTCACCCAGCGCAGGGTGTCAGAGCAGCATCCCAAAAAAGGGGGTGCCCAATCCAAGGAGCGGCCACCTACAGACAGCATCGTCCTCATAGCACCACCGTGGGGACTTGGGGCTTGTCCTGCATCAAATGCTGCCCTgactttaaaaaaagactttcttcTAGGGGCAAAATCAGTtgtcccaatttttaaaaatattttgtcattgaaGATTTGAGGTATAactgaaaattcactaaaaatataatcaaatccTTACAAAAAATTACATAGTTCAAAATGCAAGCAATGCCCCCCTTCAAAATGTACATTTGAGTTTACCTATATTGATTGATTTGGGTTTTGTATTTGATgcttgtggttttattttcttgggaaaagTAGAACACCATACCTAGCTCAGAgatgtgttctataaatgtttgtgggatggatggatgatggataggtggatgggtggatgggtggatggatgtgtGAACAAGtggatgtatggatggatgggtagatggatggatggattgatggaCAAGTGGGTGGTTGGATAGATGGATGCTTGGACAAGTGGATAGTTGGATGGATGTGTGGGTGGATGtgtggatggttggatggatgtgTGGGTGGATGTGTGGATGGTTGGATAGATGGATGCATGGAcaagtggatggatgggtggatgggtagatggatggatgaatcgATGGACaagtggatgggtggatgtgtGGATGGTTGGATAGATGGATGCTTGGACAagtggatggttggatggatatGTGAGTAGATGtgtggatggttggatggatggatgcttGGAcaagtggatggatgggtggatggatgtgtGGACAAGTGGATGGATAGAGGATGGATACATGCAGAGTTGGCATGaggctaaatgaaataatgtgtccAGGGGCTCTGTATACTGTAGGCACCTGTGGAATAATTGTTCAGATCGTGCCCTGTGTTAACACTTTATCTTCTCCCTACTCAGGGAATGATCACGCTAATCTTGGCCACCGACATGGCAAGGCATGCAGAAATTATGgattctttcaaagaaaaaatggagaattttGACTACAGCAATGAGGAGCACATGACCTTGGTAAGTAGGCTGCTCTGCCTCCCGCGGGGCTGGCTGAATGGGAGTCCTACGACCCAGCTCAGACGCAAACCAACACGCCAAGATTCTCAGGCTTGCCTTGGAACAAGGTGTCTGTGGATCTGGTTTTCAAGGTCAAGGCTTTCACTAGGAAAGCCTGAGCAGGGCCTCGCCTCCTGGGGGAGCTCTCCTTTGAGGTTGGGGGCAGCACTTTCGGTTCCTCCATCTCTTTTTGACTTGAAGAAGACGCGAAGCTGACTCTGGttcctggccctggctctgccgTGAAGGCACCGCACACAGAGCCACCTCTGTGAGGGAGGCTCAGGCCGGCCAGACCCCGCATTGCCTGATTCGGTGCCCCCACCCCCGGCATCCCCTACAGCCAGGGCAGGTCCAGACCCAACCAGCAGCGGGAGGTTGTCACGTCTTCCTGTGCCTAAATGCCAAAGTCTCTTTTTTCAGCTGAAGATGATTTTGATAAAATGCTGCGATATCTCTAATGAGGTCCGTCCCATGGAAGTTGCAGAACCTTGGGTGGACTGTTTATTAGAAGAGTATTTTATGCAGGTAAGAGTCTTGCAAAGCAGTCAAACCCGCAATCACCCCTCAGCCCCGTTTAGCAAGGCCCGTGTTTGGGGGGCGCCGGGGGGACGGGCCTGCTCGCTCCCACCCAGGGCTTCACCAGCCTTCGAGGCAGGCGCATGTCAGAAACGAAATAGGCCGTCCTTTGAAACCTGAAAGGCAGTGACAGCCCAGAACAGCAAATGTTGTAAAATTGCCACCTGTCACCACTAATTGAACTGCTTTCAGGGATGGACTTGTCAGCAAACTGCCTGAAAGTCAAGAAGCAAGactggggggcaggagggagcccgGGTGGCAGCGCCCGGGCACCtggctcccagggctgctgtcccTCGTCCCTGCCGACAGGTCAGAGCGTGGTGTGCTTGGCTGTTGGTGAATCAGCTCACTTGGTCTGTCCCCAAGAAGAACGCGCACACCGCTGTCCACATTCCGTGGGATTTCTGTCCTCAATGTCGCCGTCTGCTGCATTCCCGCAGAGTGACCGCGAGAAGTCGGAAGGCCTCCCTGTGGCCCCGTTCATGGACCGGGACAAAGTGACCAAAGCTACAGCCCAAATTGGGTTCATCAAGTTTGTCCTGATCCCGATGTTTGAGACAGTGACCAAGGTGAGTAATTGTCACCACACGCCGAGGCCTGACCCTGAGAAATACCCACAGGCATGTgctcatacatgcacacacacacacacacacacacacacacacacacacacacacactggagcCCTGAGAAGCCTCCTTGCCCTGCTCTCATGGCGACACTCTCCAGGCCGTTTCCCCGGCTCCCCCGCAGCCTGGCCCCCGCCCCAGCACCCTGCTCTCTGCGCAGAGCTGCCCAGCCACCTCCCTGGGCCATCAGggctccccctccaccccctgcgCCACCCCTGCTGGCCTGCAGGACCCAGCGGGCAGCTGGGCTGCTTCTGTTGACCTCCTGGCCCTCCCTCCGCGTCCCACCGTCAGGCCGTGTGGTCGCTCCTCAAGGAACCAGCCGGAATCAGTGACCTCAGGTTGCTCAACCCAGAGCCCAGGTCCCTGCCTTCAGCCCACGCTGGCCGGTGGCCCTGTCTGCCCACGGCACAGTCCTGTCCACTCCCTGCGGGGCCCAGGGCTGCCTGTGGCTGCTTGCCGAGGCCCCCACCTCGACCCCTCAGCACGTCCAAAACTCACCCCTCGCCCCCCACTCTCCCCACCCAGCACGACTGGGACCAAGGCTGCAGGGCTCAGAGCGGCCACCCCTTCCTTCTCCAGGACCCCCAGCCCCGCGGCCTCTGCAggctcctcttccctgccccttgTAAGAACTTCCGAACCTGCGCCCCGCCCTCGTCTCACGGGGCTGGGGGCCcagaaggcaggaggggaaggggctttCGGCGGGTCCACTCCAGGGGCAGCGAGGCCTGGACACAGATCGCCagcctggaggtggggggagtggCTGGCACGAGGGTCCCCGGGAGGCAGGATTGACCCAGTGTCCTCCGCACCTCGGCCACTTGGGTTTCCCCGCGGCCCCGACCCAGGAGGCCACCAGAAGTGCCACGGGGTGGCCGTAAATGTCCTGTGGGCTCCGCTGAACACAGAGGACCTGACGCCTGTTTTTCTCAACCGTCCTGGCGCCTTCAGGCCGATGCACGGTCTG encodes:
- the PDE9A gene encoding high affinity cGMP-specific 3',5'-cyclic phosphodiesterase 9A isoform X2 gives rise to the protein MLEKRVELEGLKVVEIEKCKSDIKKMREELAARSSRTNCPCKYSFLDNNKKLTPRRDVPTYPKYLLSPETIEALRKPTFDVWLWEPNEMLSCLEHMYHDLGLARDFSINPITLKRWLLCVHDNYRNNPFHNFRHCFCVAQMMYSMVWLCDLQEKFSQMDILILMTAAICHDLDHPGYNNTYQINARTELAVRYNDISPLENHHCAVAFQILAQSECNIFSNVPPDEFKQIRQGMITLILATDMARHAEIMDSFKEKMENFDYSNEEHMTLLKMILIKCCDISNEVRPMEVAEPWVDCLLEEYFMQSDREKSEGLPVAPFMDRDKVTKATAQIGFIKFVLIPMFETVTKLFPVVEELMLQPLWESRDRYEELKRIDDAMKELQKKTESLTSGSPETSREKRRDVKQSEDRT